A segment of the Desulfomicrobium escambiense DSM 10707 genome:
CCGACCAGGACCATGGCCATACGCTTCCGGCGAAAGCCGGCGAAGGCGAAGAGCAGGAAGGAGGACAGCAGGGCGACGAGGATCCCGCCCCTGGACTGGCTGAAGACGAGGGCCAGCACGACCAGACCCAGACAGAACACCCCGAAGGCCTTCTTCTGCACGAGGACTTGAGCCCGTTCCCGAGTGCCCAGAATCCGCTCCATGTTGCGCGGCGATTTGAGGATGAGCAGGTAAGCCAGCAGCACGGGCCAGAGCAGGCCGAGAAATGCGGCGAAATGGTTGCGGTTGATGAACGTGCCGCGAGCATAGCCCTGGTACGCCAGGCCGGTCGCGGCATCGACGTCCCACAGCACCCCCAGGGAGGGGAGGAGGGCCTGCAGCACTCCGTACAGGGCTTCGAAACCCGCCAGCAGGAACAGGCCGTGCAGGAGCCATGTGGGGTGGCTCCGGCTGCCGGACTGCAGGCTCCGGCAGAGGATCGAGGCGAACGCGATGAGGAAGGCCCACCATGTGAGATGCATCCATGTCGAAAGCGGGTCATAGCTGAGGGCGGTGGTGGCGATGTCGCCAAATTCCCGCAGCCCGGCACTCCACTTTGCGCGCGCCGGCGAGAGGAATGTATGCAGCCATGCGGGCAGGGGGGCGACCTGGAGCAGGGGCACGCTCAGCAGGGTCAGGGCGGCGGCCTGCAGGCGTCGCATCTCTCCTGGGGGCGCGATAAGCTTGTGCCTGAGGCTCCATGTTCCGATTCCCAGGAAAACCAGTCCGCTCACGGCTTGCCATATCCACGGTCTGGCGCCTCCAAAAAGGAGCGTCAGCAGGATCAGGGGCAGGAAGACGAGAACCCGCAGGACAAAGTCCGCCCGGTCATGAGTCACTCGCGGGAGGGCATGGGGCTTGGAGGATACGCATGGCTGCGGCTCTGCTTTTTGGAAGGCGTTCATGGGCGTACCTGATAAAGGAGAGCCCGGTGAAGCCGGCAAATCCAAAGGACGGGCGAATCTGGCATGTGTCCGCCCCGTCCGGGTCATTTCAGAAGCCGGTTGATGATGTCCTTGTACTTCTTCTCGATGACGTGCCGCTTCTTCTTGAAGGAGTTGGTCAGCTCCTCGCCGAGGGTGAACTCCTTGTCCAGGAAATGGATGTTCTGGAGCTTCTCGTAGGGCTTGAAGCCTTTCTTGGCGTTCAGGAGCTTGTTCATCTCCTCGCGCAGGCGGTCCAGGAGCTGCTTGTCCTTCAGGGCGGACTCGGTCTCGTCCAGGACCTGGTTGTACTTCTCGTAGACGAATTCCCGCAGCTTCTCCAGGTCCGGCACGATGAGGGCGCCCAGGCCCTTCTTGTCCTGGCCCACCAGCACGGCGTCCTGGACGAAGGGGAACATGGACAGGGTGGCCTCGATATTGGTCGGGTCCACGTTCTCGCCGCTGGCCAGGACGATGATCTCCTTGGCCCGGCCGGTGATGACCAGCTCGCCCGTGAGGGTCAGCTTGCCCAGGTCTCCGGTGCGCAGGAAACCGTCGGGCGTGAAGGCCGAGGCGTTGGCCTCGGGGTTGTTGTAGTAGCCCTTGGATACCTGGGCCCCGCGGACCTGGATCTCGCCTTCGGTGCCGTTGGGCACGACCTCGCCGTGGTCGTCGACGATGCGCAGGTCGGTTTCGGCAACGGCCGGACCGATGGTCCCGAAGACCTCGCAGTTAAAGCCGCGGCCGGCGATGCCCGGCGAGCACTCCGTCATGCCGTAGGCGTTGACGATGCGGATGCCGATGGCGTCGATCCACTCGTCCAGATAGGCCGGCAGGCTGCCGCCGCCGCTGATGGCCGCCTTGAGCCGGCCGCCGAACTTGTCCTGCACCAGGATAAACTTCTTTTGGGCCAGGAGGTAGGGCAGGAAGAGGAAGACGTTTTCCACCGCGGCGCGGACCTTGGCCGCCAGACGGACGGGGAAGGCCTTCTTCTCGAAGACCGGCAGTTGGTCGCGCAGGACGCGCCTGTTGCGGCGGTAGGCGGCCGAAACCCGGACCAGCAGGTTGAATATCTTGGCCTTTTTCGGGTCCTTCTTCTTCAGTCCGGCCGTGATCTTGGAGTAGAGGGACTCCCAGATGCGCGGCACCGTGGCCACCTGGGTGGGCTTGTACGTCTCCAGGTCGGAGGCGAAGGTGCGGATGGACGAGTAGACCAGGCAGCTGCCCTTGGCCACGGAAAGGTACTCGGCCGTGCGCTCGAAGATGTGCCAGGTCGGCAGGATGGACACCCAGACGTCGTCGGACTGCAGCCTGATGAGCGGCGGCAGGGTGCGTACGTTGTGCATGATGTTGGAATGGGTCAGCATGACGCCCTTGGGCGTGCCCGTGGTCCCCGAGGTGTAGATGATGGTCAGCAGGTCGTCGGGGGTGATCTTGGCGGCAAGGCCCTTGAACCACTCGATGTCGCGCGGCTCGATGGTCCGGTCCTTGAGGAGTTCGGTGTAGGTCACGGCCTTGTCGAACCAAGAGTGCTTCTCCTCGCCGGCGATGATGAAAAGCCCCTTGGGCTTCAGGGTTTTGATCAGGGCCTGGCAGTCCTTGTAGAGCTTCTCCGTTTCAAGGATGAGGAACTCCGCCCCCGAATGGGTGACGATGAACTCGATCTCGCTCGGCGGCGTGTCGGACCCGCGCGGCACGCTGACGGCGCCCAGGGCCTGCAGGGCCAGGTCCGTGACGATCCAGGAGTAGCGGTTGTCGGACAGCAGAAAGACCTTGTCGCCGCGGCGGACCTTGTGGTCCTTGAAGGCGCGGGCCAGGATGAGCACGTCCTCGAAGAACTTCTCGAATGTGACCCGGAACTCGTCCTCGCCCACGCGGTAGATGAAGGCGAGATTGTCCCGGTGCGTGGAGCAGCTCTCCAGGAAGGTGTGGAATAACGTCGGAGCGAAGGCCATGGCTGTTCTCCAAGAGAAAATGGGGTCAGTCCTTTTAGGCGAGGGTGGACTGCAAGGCAAGTCGGGTTTGTGCGTATCCGCTCAGGCCTTTTTCGCCGCGGAAACCTTGCGCATGCGCAGGTTGAGGACCTCTACCAGCAGGGAGAAGCTCATGGCGAAGTAGATGTAGCCGCGGTCGATGTGCTTGCCCATGCTCTCGGCCACCAGGAACACGCCGATGAGGATGAGGAAGGACAGGGCCAGGATCTGGATGGTCGGCTGGCGTTTGACGAACCCGCTGACCGTGTCGGCGAAGATGAGCATGACGGCCACGGCGGCCACTACCGCCGCGATCATGACGGCGATGTTGTTGGCCATGCCCACGGCCGTGATGACGGAATCCAGCGAGAAGATGACGTCGAGGAACATGATCTGGGTCACGGCCGAGACGAATCCGAGGCTTTTGCGGATGCGCACGTCCTCCTCGGGCCTGTGTTCCAGTTTCTCGTGAATCTCGAAGGTGGCCTTGGCGATGAGGAAGAGCCCGCCGCCCAGCAGGATCAGGTCGCGGCCGGACACGGCGTGCTCCATGACGGTGAAGAGGGTGGCCGTGAGCCCCATGACCCAGGTGATGGCGAACAGCAGGCCGATGCGGGTCAGCATGGCCATGGCCAGGCCTATCTTGCGCGCCTTGGACTGCAGCGCTTCGGGCAGATTGTTTGTGATGATGACGATGAAGACGATGTTGTCGATGCCAAGGACGATTTCGAGGCTGGCCAGGGTCAGGAAGGCGATGATGCTTTGCGGTTCGAACATGGGATGGCCCTTGGTTTGCGGTGCGGATGGGTTTTTGTAGGTGAAGGGAGATCTCAAATCAAGGGACGGGGGTGTCCGGGCTTCCAAGGCATGGCCGACTCTGCTATCTGCCGGAAGCGGGGAAAGCCCGGACCGCTTCGACATCTTCCATCCGCCGGAGGGCCGATGATTCTCGACGACAAACCCTATTCCTTCGATCGCGTCGTGCGCATGGCCCTGTCCGTGGGCCTGGTCTGGGCCATCATCGCGGCCCTGGGCTACTTGAGCGACGTGCTCGTACCCTTCGCCGTGGCCCTGATCCTGGCCTACATCATGAACCCTCTGGTGCTCCGGGTGCAGGGGGTGGTCAAGAGCAGGAGCGTGGCCATCGGCCTGACCCTGCTTCTCTTCGTGCTGGTCGCGGTCGGGATCTTCCTCATCGTGGTGCCCCTCATGGGGCGGGAAATGGCGCACATGGGCCGCCTCATCTCCGACCTGGTCAGCAATTCCAAGCTGGCCGAAGCCGCGGCCAGGCGCCTGCCGCCCGACGTCTGGCAGGCCCTGCGGGACTACTTCAACACGCCCGAAGTCCAGAACTTCTTCCGCACGGACAGTTTCATCTCCATGGCCCAGGCCGCCCTGCGCAGGCTCCTGCCCGGCATCATGGGGTTCATCTCCGGCACCTACAGCGTGATCATGGCCCTGGTCGTCCCCGGCGTGGTCTTCATGTACCTCATCTTCCTGCTCCTGGACTTCCAGAAGGTCCGCGTGGTCTGGAAGGAGATGATTCCCGCCCCGTACCGGGCGGGCGTGGTGTCCTTCGTGGAGGAGTTCGACCTGGCCATGAGCCGCTATTTCCGCGGCCAGATCTTCATCTCGGGAGCCCTGTGCGTGGTCTTCGCCACGGGCTTCTTCCTCATCGGGCTGCCGCTGGGCATTCTGCTCGGCATCATGCTCGGCGTCATGAGCCTGGTGCCGTACCTGCAGGTTTTGGGCGCCATCCCGGCCGTCA
Coding sequences within it:
- a CDS encoding AMP-dependent synthetase/ligase encodes the protein MAFAPTLFHTFLESCSTHRDNLAFIYRVGEDEFRVTFEKFFEDVLILARAFKDHKVRRGDKVFLLSDNRYSWIVTDLALQALGAVSVPRGSDTPPSEIEFIVTHSGAEFLILETEKLYKDCQALIKTLKPKGLFIIAGEEKHSWFDKAVTYTELLKDRTIEPRDIEWFKGLAAKITPDDLLTIIYTSGTTGTPKGVMLTHSNIMHNVRTLPPLIRLQSDDVWVSILPTWHIFERTAEYLSVAKGSCLVYSSIRTFASDLETYKPTQVATVPRIWESLYSKITAGLKKKDPKKAKIFNLLVRVSAAYRRNRRVLRDQLPVFEKKAFPVRLAAKVRAAVENVFLFLPYLLAQKKFILVQDKFGGRLKAAISGGGSLPAYLDEWIDAIGIRIVNAYGMTECSPGIAGRGFNCEVFGTIGPAVAETDLRIVDDHGEVVPNGTEGEIQVRGAQVSKGYYNNPEANASAFTPDGFLRTGDLGKLTLTGELVITGRAKEIIVLASGENVDPTNIEATLSMFPFVQDAVLVGQDKKGLGALIVPDLEKLREFVYEKYNQVLDETESALKDKQLLDRLREEMNKLLNAKKGFKPYEKLQNIHFLDKEFTLGEELTNSFKKKRHVIEKKYKDIINRLLK
- a CDS encoding AI-2E family transporter yields the protein MILDDKPYSFDRVVRMALSVGLVWAIIAALGYLSDVLVPFAVALILAYIMNPLVLRVQGVVKSRSVAIGLTLLLFVLVAVGIFLIVVPLMGREMAHMGRLISDLVSNSKLAEAAARRLPPDVWQALRDYFNTPEVQNFFRTDSFISMAQAALRRLLPGIMGFISGTYSVIMALVVPGVVFMYLIFLLLDFQKVRVVWKEMIPAPYRAGVVSFVEEFDLAMSRYFRGQIFISGALCVVFATGFFLIGLPLGILLGIMLGVMSLVPYLQVLGAIPAVMVAAIHALETGQSFWLVLGLTGLVFVAAQVVQDVILVPRIMGKAMGLSPAVMLLSLSIWGKLLGMLGLLIALPMTCLVLAYYRRLVLAQEETIILPEGGEGP
- a CDS encoding TerC family protein: MFEPQSIIAFLTLASLEIVLGIDNIVFIVIITNNLPEALQSKARKIGLAMAMLTRIGLLFAITWVMGLTATLFTVMEHAVSGRDLILLGGGLFLIAKATFEIHEKLEHRPEEDVRIRKSLGFVSAVTQIMFLDVIFSLDSVITAVGMANNIAVMIAAVVAAVAVMLIFADTVSGFVKRQPTIQILALSFLILIGVFLVAESMGKHIDRGYIYFAMSFSLLVEVLNLRMRKVSAAKKA
- a CDS encoding O-antigen ligase family protein, encoding MRRLQAAALTLLSVPLLQVAPLPAWLHTFLSPARAKWSAGLREFGDIATTALSYDPLSTWMHLTWWAFLIAFASILCRSLQSGSRSHPTWLLHGLFLLAGFEALYGVLQALLPSLGVLWDVDAATGLAYQGYARGTFINRNHFAAFLGLLWPVLLAYLLILKSPRNMERILGTRERAQVLVQKKAFGVFCLGLVVLALVFSQSRGGILVALLSSFLLFAFAGFRRKRMAMVLVGCWVTMLCYGTVIGFDGIAGRFSQIGQGAAGRFDLWKDGWTALLDHPLAGTGLGTYPAVSRAYQNALDPGQRAKHAHNDYLEAAVEMGLPAAGILTLCIWGLWWRQAILLWRGRETMDQDRLALAAGTLAALGGYLLHAWTEFNNAIPANQLTAVMVAVLHFHIAGTDAAFRTTTRNTAT